A genomic stretch from Candidatus Tanganyikabacteria bacterium includes:
- the trpC gene encoding indole-3-glycerol phosphate synthase TrpC produces the protein MSILAEIVAHKRSEADRLPALSAVAALPGPPRRSMEAALRARSAGGVAVIAEIKRRSPSRPLIRADFDPPAMARAYELGGAAALSVLTDERYFGGSLDDLTAARAACALPALRKDFIVDPRQVAEARQAGADAVLLIAACLSDADLAELRAEAERHDLEVLLEVHDEAEMDRALALGFPLIGINNRDLRSFTVDLATTERLAARLGSLPGSRRPLLVSESGIASGEDLRRVAAAGCQAVLVGEGLLRQADLAEAVRKLLGDGKRHDGES, from the coding sequence ATGAGCATTCTCGCCGAGATCGTCGCGCACAAACGCTCCGAGGCCGATCGCCTGCCGGCCCTGTCCGCCGTGGCCGCCCTCCCGGGACCGCCGCGCCGCAGCATGGAGGCGGCCCTGCGAGCCCGCTCCGCCGGCGGAGTCGCGGTGATCGCCGAGATCAAGCGCCGCTCGCCATCCCGGCCCCTGATCCGCGCCGACTTCGATCCGCCCGCCATGGCCCGCGCGTACGAACTGGGCGGCGCGGCCGCCCTGTCGGTCCTCACCGACGAGAGATACTTCGGCGGCAGCCTGGATGACCTCACGGCGGCGCGGGCCGCTTGCGCCTTGCCGGCGCTTCGCAAGGACTTCATCGTGGATCCGCGCCAGGTGGCGGAGGCCAGGCAAGCCGGCGCGGATGCGGTGCTCCTGATCGCGGCCTGCCTGTCCGACGCGGACCTGGCCGAGTTGCGCGCCGAGGCGGAGCGTCATGATCTCGAAGTGCTGCTGGAAGTACACGACGAGGCCGAAATGGATCGCGCCCTGGCCCTGGGGTTCCCGCTGATCGGGATCAACAACCGGGACCTCCGCTCATTCACGGTCGATCTCGCCACCACCGAACGCCTGGCGGCGCGTCTCGGCTCGTTGCCCGGATCCCGGCGCCCCCTGCTGGTTTCCGAGAGCGGGATCGCCTCGGGAGAGGATCTCCGGCGCGTGGCCGCCGCCGGCTGCCAGGCGGTTCTGGTGGGAGAAGGCCTGCTGCGCCAGGCCGATCTGGCCGAGGCCGTTCGAAAGCTGCTCGGCGACGGTAAGAGACATGACGGTGAGAGTTAA
- a CDS encoding phosphoribosylanthranilate isomerase, whose amino-acid sequence MTVRVKICGLMHAEDVSAAVAAGADAVGFVCVPGTPRYVPPERIVDLARLVPPFVTPVVVVDMTDPLDQGRAEALRFVCSRGVRAVQFHGHEPPWEIGRMRGQFGFSAIKAFKLHAERDLGLLAPYLGAVDAVLLDGGAGEGKRCDWDLAARAVAAAGGLPAILAGGLDPENVAGAIRTVNPWAVDVSSGVERAVGVKDPGRMAAFIEASRRARESSPAKP is encoded by the coding sequence ATGACGGTGAGAGTTAAGATCTGCGGCCTCATGCACGCCGAGGACGTCTCGGCGGCCGTCGCGGCGGGAGCCGATGCCGTCGGGTTCGTCTGCGTGCCGGGCACTCCCCGCTACGTGCCTCCCGAGCGCATCGTGGACCTGGCGCGCCTGGTCCCGCCCTTCGTGACCCCGGTTGTCGTGGTGGACATGACCGATCCGCTCGATCAGGGCCGGGCCGAGGCCCTGCGCTTCGTCTGCAGCCGGGGCGTGCGCGCCGTCCAGTTCCACGGGCACGAGCCGCCCTGGGAGATCGGCAGGATGCGGGGACAATTCGGCTTCTCCGCGATCAAGGCCTTCAAGCTCCACGCCGAGCGCGATCTCGGGTTGCTGGCGCCGTATCTCGGCGCGGTGGACGCCGTGCTCCTGGACGGGGGTGCCGGCGAGGGCAAGCGCTGCGACTGGGACCTGGCCGCGCGGGCGGTCGCGGCCGCGGGCGGCTTGCCGGCGATCCTCGCGGGCGGCCTCGATCCGGAGAATGTGGCCGGCGCCATCCGCACGGTGAACCCGTGGGCGGTGGACGTGAGCTCGGGCGTGGAGCGCGCCGTGGGAGTGAAGGATCCCGGGCGCATGGCGGCGTTCATCGAAGCTTCACGCCGGGCCCGGGAATCCTCGCCAGCAAAGCCCTGA
- a CDS encoding HD-GYP domain-containing protein, with protein sequence MRAINIEHATTGQVLGKNIYTADGRVLLRQGTTLSERYVKALKDLHFTHIYIRDNRIPEVEVNDVIPENLRQEAIQIIHKSFGDVQQQLNAKNPMGDKVGFNVDSITDVTKGIVESVLSNKELVIQLADLKSHDNYTFAHSVNCCVVGTVLGVKLGLPDYKLKDLAIGLMLHDIGKTTISAEIMNKPGKLTQDEFEKMKEHARAGFDILREIWSLSAHAKIVVLQHHERFDGTGYPKGLKGNDIHLYGQIGAIADVYDALTSDRTYRKRLLPHEAIEFLMGNGDRYFSLELVTTFVSAIAPYPVGTMVKISTGETAIVTEVDMAFASRPTIRLVQDAKGQDLPQPLPTIELKKERSIAITKVIAD encoded by the coding sequence TTGCGCGCGATCAACATCGAGCACGCAACGACGGGACAGGTCCTCGGCAAGAACATCTACACCGCCGACGGCCGCGTGCTGCTGCGTCAGGGCACGACGCTCTCGGAGCGCTACGTCAAGGCCCTCAAGGACCTCCATTTCACTCACATCTACATCCGGGACAACCGCATCCCGGAGGTGGAGGTCAACGACGTCATCCCGGAGAATCTGCGCCAGGAAGCCATCCAGATCATCCACAAGTCCTTCGGGGACGTGCAGCAGCAGCTAAACGCCAAGAACCCCATGGGCGACAAGGTGGGCTTCAACGTCGACAGCATCACCGATGTCACCAAGGGCATCGTCGAGAGCGTCCTGAGCAACAAGGAGCTGGTCATCCAGCTCGCCGACCTCAAGAGCCACGACAACTACACCTTCGCCCACTCGGTCAACTGCTGCGTCGTGGGCACCGTGCTCGGCGTCAAGCTGGGGCTGCCCGACTACAAGCTCAAGGACCTGGCCATCGGCCTGATGCTGCACGACATCGGCAAGACCACCATCTCCGCCGAGATCATGAACAAGCCCGGCAAGCTCACGCAGGACGAGTTCGAGAAGATGAAGGAGCACGCCCGGGCGGGCTTCGACATCCTGCGCGAGATCTGGAGCCTGTCGGCCCACGCCAAGATCGTCGTGCTCCAGCATCACGAGCGCTTCGACGGCACCGGCTATCCCAAGGGCCTCAAGGGCAACGACATCCACCTGTACGGCCAGATCGGCGCCATCGCCGACGTCTACGACGCGCTCACCTCCGACCGCACGTACCGCAAGCGCCTGCTGCCGCACGAGGCCATCGAGTTCCTGATGGGCAACGGCGATCGCTACTTCTCGCTGGAGCTGGTCACCACCTTCGTCAGCGCCATCGCGCCGTACCCGGTCGGGACGATGGTCAAGATCTCCACGGGCGAGACGGCCATCGTCACCGAGGTGGACATGGCGTTCGCCTCGCGGCCTACCATCCGTCTGGTGCAGGACGCCAAGGGCCAGGATCTGCCGCAGCCCTTGCCGACGATCGAGCTCAAGAAGGAGCGCTCGATCGCCATCACCAAAGTCATCGCTGACTGA
- the prmA gene encoding 50S ribosomal protein L11 methyltransferase, translated as MNYLEVAITLPSAEADEAATRLIAAGFPGLVLGESGPEDVPGAEATLKVYVSDVAAGERMPAIAAALAGLAYRQAQRTIREEDWAESWKRFWHALRIGERLVVRPSWEEYDPADREVVIVLDPKQAFGTGTHPTTRLVLAAIEHLVRPGDVVYDVGAGSGILAVAAVLLGAARAEGVDTDPVAVAACEENAALNRVADRCAWRVGSAAELSGGADLVVANILAEVIVQLAPDLARLCGRDLVVSGIIARKAGDTRVALEAAGLGFVSQDQEGDWVAQVFSRQG; from the coding sequence CTGAACTACCTCGAAGTCGCCATCACGCTGCCCTCGGCCGAAGCCGACGAAGCCGCCACGCGACTCATCGCCGCCGGCTTCCCGGGACTGGTGCTCGGCGAATCCGGCCCGGAGGACGTACCCGGCGCGGAGGCCACCTTGAAGGTCTACGTATCGGACGTGGCCGCGGGCGAGCGCATGCCCGCCATCGCGGCCGCCCTCGCGGGCCTGGCCTACCGCCAGGCGCAACGCACCATTCGCGAGGAGGACTGGGCCGAGAGCTGGAAGCGCTTCTGGCACGCCCTGCGCATCGGCGAAAGGCTGGTCGTGCGGCCGTCCTGGGAGGAGTACGACCCGGCAGATCGGGAGGTCGTCATCGTGCTGGATCCCAAGCAGGCGTTCGGCACCGGCACCCATCCCACGACCCGGCTCGTGCTGGCGGCGATCGAGCACCTGGTGCGGCCCGGGGACGTCGTGTACGACGTCGGCGCCGGCAGCGGCATCCTGGCCGTCGCCGCCGTGCTGCTGGGAGCGGCGCGAGCCGAGGGCGTGGACACCGACCCGGTGGCGGTCGCGGCGTGCGAGGAGAACGCGGCGCTGAATCGCGTGGCGGATCGGTGCGCCTGGCGCGTGGGCAGCGCCGCGGAGTTATCGGGTGGCGCGGATCTGGTGGTGGCCAACATCCTGGCCGAGGTGATCGTGCAGCTCGCTCCCGACCTCGCGCGGCTTTGCGGCCGGGATCTCGTGGTCTCGGGCATCATCGCCCGCAAGGCCGGGGATACGCGGGTGGCGCTGGAGGCCGCGGGGTTGGGCTTCGTCTCGCAGGACCAGGAGGGAGACTGGGTCGCGCAGGTGTTCTCGCGACAAGGGTAG
- the nrdR gene encoding transcriptional repressor NrdR, whose translation MRCPYCQSVDSRVLESRLLEGETTLRRRRECGSCKNRFTTYERVETAPLVVVKRDGTREQFDANKIVKGLLRATVKCPVPLREVEQIAHDIEAAIGKRNQREVAATEIGEMVLARLREINEVAYVRFASVYRSFSSIEDFMRELAKLSPDEKSAS comes from the coding sequence ATGAGATGCCCCTATTGCCAGTCCGTCGACAGCCGCGTCCTCGAATCGCGGCTCCTGGAGGGCGAGACGACGCTCCGGCGGCGGCGCGAATGCGGCTCCTGCAAGAACCGCTTCACCACCTACGAACGGGTCGAGACGGCGCCCCTGGTCGTGGTCAAGCGCGACGGCACGCGCGAGCAGTTCGACGCCAACAAGATCGTCAAGGGATTGCTGCGCGCCACGGTGAAGTGCCCCGTCCCGCTCCGGGAAGTCGAGCAGATCGCGCACGACATCGAGGCCGCCATCGGCAAGCGCAACCAGCGCGAAGTGGCGGCCACCGAGATCGGCGAGATGGTGCTCGCCCGCCTGCGCGAGATCAACGAGGTGGCCTACGTGCGCTTCGCGTCGGTGTACCGGAGCTTCAGCAGCATCGAGGATTTCATGCGAGAGCTGGCCAAGCTCTCGCCCGATGAAAAATCGGCATCTTGA